One Alkalinema sp. FACHB-956 DNA segment encodes these proteins:
- a CDS encoding DUF3177 family protein, protein MAPWVTSLIWMDYRLAVLFAVVIPLVLLIGAFIQQADAIQRLMVIYWRVASLLLISTYLLIGVIPLGFISGWFARILIPISLWFWVDLNDEVRDQPNNVLKLGFTAWRWAVSVYCLVGAVLQLPVVQCAFMSSDAIVAGSVGQSLCLAWLQPPIAYKALLHPTTREWFLGILGLIGLGIYVVYLGYFIFFRLNKRKRSAIG, encoded by the coding sequence ATGGCACCTTGGGTTACTTCACTGATCTGGATGGACTATCGCCTTGCTGTCTTGTTTGCAGTGGTGATTCCATTAGTTTTGTTGATTGGGGCATTCATCCAACAAGCGGATGCGATTCAGCGTCTGATGGTGATCTATTGGCGAGTGGCGAGCCTCTTGCTGATTAGTACCTATTTACTCATTGGCGTGATCCCTCTAGGCTTCATTTCGGGCTGGTTTGCACGCATTTTGATCCCCATTTCGCTGTGGTTTTGGGTGGATTTGAATGATGAAGTGCGGGATCAGCCCAACAATGTCTTGAAGTTAGGATTTACGGCTTGGCGATGGGCTGTGTCGGTTTACTGCCTGGTAGGTGCAGTCTTGCAATTGCCTGTTGTACAATGTGCGTTCATGTCCAGCGACGCGATTGTGGCAGGCTCAGTCGGGCAGTCTCTCTGTCTTGCATGGCTGCAACCGCCGATCGCCTACAAAGCTCTGCTCCATCCCACCACACGGGAATGGTTTTTGGGTATTCTGGGCTTAATTGGTTTAGGGATTTACGTTGTTTATCTCGGGTATTTTATTTTCTTTCGACTTAACAAGCGGAAACGCTCGGCGATTGGTTAG